A DNA window from Drosophila pseudoobscura strain MV-25-SWS-2005 chromosome 2, UCI_Dpse_MV25, whole genome shotgun sequence contains the following coding sequences:
- the LOC4800873 gene encoding uncharacterized protein isoform X3 encodes MVTCKVDSQSAVAIPKMSSVRARGKPATGSSNSNSNSSGFRLLDGDQLENNSSVSRNSIYKLKIDLMFDDSRSMRSSRLDDPRGSHRTRSIIMYGRSELASTSGAKSSFLQESSESAKVLAEAAKKDVQRISNSVQAQIEQLFTDVAKDATSSFDVTCLGSLPLKDKVTSLQGLQEPLRQLYLSEVTKKRLSSGSLDICATGLRVKISSVPIPKGGSGPDESEAHITPFHNIAVWSAVKFVISADDGGAAFLPLITDPENIDKTALFQPLSSSEQMAVEHSIHVHAPIFAVVMRSASSPKILECHGFICKSTEDAIVIAATLYQSLMAHVSTSSHRSTKRRTPRQQNGVSCISIASSSAMTSSNYLSRSQITPSASGRRSSFRAGTGVSGTPSRSVRKKRVSSSSLSSNSNVINEAAEVETSTEERKRKSHKSKRAPPVPTTVPGSGYKGSPSRNGSIICSNGHVNRLHQHGHHSKKPVASGASSGAYKGADLVGAVGSGGGGGEAASGDILTRVAIPRSGSFLNTGGLTRYKSRAARRHSGKLGGGGGGGELFNEFRLHENLHSLDDILYAIIDADGMSFNDLKPIYKEFLLKLAVTLTQDELFQRSKNIMRRQKKKKQKRKASVNGSQKKSKSSFFGTKSLKKMFQLGQFRSCRAKLEKSSPRPKEAATLDSQGKRKISAPIIIGPPISHVQQQQQHQRNRAATSGSDVSVVRNEHALQGLNRNSSSGYVSCSECSYDSESCTCASADRCYCSLRTEHLNHKLRQKNERTMAMANSRKPSGPVSPVVNAGTAASNRHSLISCKSDDKCYCSMVEEEPASTLEHDSANSRSETTTSCDSDSCISASKCYCKRTHRRQRALAAAAISEDSLSQQRKAPRPGGGVARKGKPSEKLGLDYELFSISGNSKPVQPHEALSVKKSVEAAAVFADMKLSQTTDIKSLCPPMQIQKAMRTANGSCRSYASSRKSSYRARESFSTDRVGANGLSMAMPLGPGSVGAAQKACSADNLLINIKAIEKAASIRSNVSRSRMGSYQSMRAVSASLEDSLGYLP; translated from the exons ATGGTCACCTGCAAAGTGGACTCCCAATCCGCAGTGGCCATACCCAAAATGAGTTCCGTGCGGGCGCGTGGCAAACCAGCgaccggcagcagcaacagcaacagcaactctTCCGGCTTTCGGCTCTTGGACGGCGACCAGCTCGAAAACAATTCGAGTGTCAGTCGAAATTCGATATACAAACTGAAGATCGATCTAATGTTTGACGATTCCAG ATCAATGCGAAGCAGCCGCCTCGACGATCCCCGGGGATCGCATCGCACGCGCTCCATCATCATGTATGGGCGTAGTGAGTTGGCCAGCACCTCGGGGGCCAAGAGCAGCTTTCTGCAGGAGTCCAGCGAGTCGGCCAAGGTGCTGGCCGAGGCGGCCAAGAAGGATGTGCAGCGGATCAGCAACAGTGTGCAGGCCCAGATCGAGCAGCTCTTCACGGACGTGGCCAAGGACGCCACCAGCAGCTTCGATGTCACCTGCCTGGGCTCCCTGCCGCTAAAAGACAAGGTGACGAGTCTCCAGGGACTGCAGGAGCCCCTGAGGCAACTGTACCTCAGTGAGGTTACCAAGAAG AGGCTCAGCTCGGGATCGTTGGACATTTGTGCCACAGGATTGCGGGTGAAGATCAGCTCTGTGCCAATCCCAAAAGGAGGCAGCGGCCCGGACGAGAGTGAGGCCCACATCACTCCATTTCACAACATTGCCGTGTGGTCGGCGGTGAAGTTTGTTATCTCCGCCGACGATGGCGGAGCCGCCTTCCTGCCACTGATCACCGATCCCGAAAATATAGACAAGACTGCCCTGTTTCAGCCTCTAAG TTCAAGTGAGCAAATGGCTGTGGAGCACAGCATACACGTCCATGCGCCGATCTTTGCGGTAGTCATGCGTTCCGCCAGCTCCCCCAAGATCCTCGAGTGCCACGGCTTCATCTGCAAGAGCACCGAGGACGCCATCGTGATAGCGGCCACCCTCTACCAGAGCCTGATGGCCCACGTCAGCACCAGCTCGCACCGCAGCACGAAACGTCGGACGCCGCGCCAGCAGAACGGAGTCAGCTGCATcagcatcgccagcagctcgGCCATGACCAGCTCCAACTACCTGTCCCGCTCCCAGATCACGCCCAGTGCCAGTGGGCGACGCAGTTCCTTTCGCGCGGGTACCGGAGTATCCGGCACGCCTTCCCGCTCCGTCCGCAAGAAGAGGGTCTCCAGCAGCTCGCTCAGCTCCAACAGTAACGTCATCAACGAGGCCGCCGAGGTGGAAACGTCCACGGAGGAGCGCAAGCGCAAGTCCCACAAGTCCAAGCGCGCCCCTCCAGTGCCCACAACGGTGCCCGGTTCCGGATACAAAGGAAGCCCTTCGCGCAATGGCAGCATTATCTGCAGCAACGGACACGTGAACCGCCTGCACCAGCATGGCCATCACAGCAAAAAGCCAGTGGCATCCGGAGCATCCAGTGGCGCCTACAAGGGTGCGGATCTGGTGGGGGCTGTTGGTtcaggcggtggcggcggcgagGCGGCCAGCGGGGACATTCTGACGCGCGTGGCCATACCAAGATCCGGCAGCTTCTTGAACACCGGAGGTCTGACCCGCTACAAGTCGAGAGCGGCACGCCGTCACTCGGGAAAGTtgggcggcggtggcggaggagg CGAGCTGTTCAATGAATTTCGTCTGCACGAGAACCTCCACTCCCTGGACGACATTCTGTATGCCATTATCGATGCCGACGGCATGTCCTTCAACGACCTAAAGCCCATCTACAAGGAGTTCCTGCTCAAGCTGGCCGTCACTCTTACCCAGGACGAGCTCTTTCAGCGCTCCAAGAACATCATGCGCCgccagaagaagaaaaagcaGAAGCGCAAGGCCAGCGTCAATGGGTCACAG AAGAAGTCGAAGAGCAGCTTCTTCGGCACAAAGAGCCTGAAGAAAATGTTCCAGCTTGGACAGTTCCGATCGTGCCGCGCCAAGTTGGAGAAGTCGAGCCCACGACCCAAGGAGGCGGCCACCCTCGACAGCCAGGGCAAGCGCAAGATTAGTGCCCCCATCATTATCGGACCCCCCATCAGCCAcgtccagcaacagcagcagcatcaacggAATCGGGCGGCCACCAGTGGCTCAGATGTATCCGTGGTGCGGAATGAGCACGCCCTGCAGGGACtcaacaggaacagcagcagcgg ATACGTCTCCTGCTCCGAGTGCAGCTACGACTCCGAGTCTTGCACCTGCGCCTCGGCCGATCGCTGCTACTGCAGCCTGCGCACAGAGCACCTGAACCACAAGCTGCGGCAGAAGAACGAGCGCACTATGGCCATGGCCAACTCGAGGAAACCCTCGGGGCCTGTCAGCCCTGTGGTCAATGCCggaacagcagccagcaaccgCCACTCGCTGATCTCGTGCAAGTCGGATGACAAGTGCTACTGCTCCATGGTCGAAGAGGAGCCGGCCAGCACTCTGGAGCACGACTCGGCAAACTCCCGCTCGGAGACGACCACCTCGTGCGACTCCGACAGCTGCATCAGTGCCAGCAAGTGCTACTGCAAGCGCACCCATCGCCGGCAGCGGGCcttggcagcggcagccatcAGCGAGGACTCCCTTTCCCAGCAGCGCAAGGCTCCCAGGCCGGGTGGGGGGGTGGCTCGGAAGGGTAAGCCCTCCGAGAAGCTGGGCCTGGACTACGAGCTCTTCAGCatcagcggcaacagcaagcCCGTCCAGCCGCACGAGGCGCTGAGCGTGAAGAAGAGCGTAGAGGCAGCTGCCGTCTTTGCGGACATGAAGCTCAGCCAGACGACGGACATCAAGAGCCTGTGCCCGCCCATGCAGATCCAGAAAGCGATGCGGACCGCCAACGGCAGTTGCCGTTCATATGCCTCCTCCCGGAAGTCGTCTTACCGGGCGCGCGAATCCTTTAGCACGGACCGGGTGGGTGCCAATGGTCTTTCGATGGCCATGCCCCTGGGACCTGGTAGCGTGGGAGCTGCGCAGAAGGCGTGCAGCGCCGACAATCTGCTGATCAATATCAAGGCCATTGAGAAGGCGGCCTCCATCCGGAGCAACGTCAGCCGGAGCCGCATGGGCAGCTACCAGTCGATGCGGGCTGTGAGCGCCTCTCTCGAGGACTCGTTGGGGTATTTGCCATAG
- the LOC4800873 gene encoding uncharacterized protein isoform X2 — MVTCKVDSQSAVAIPKMSSVRARGKPATGSSNSNSNSSGFRLLDGDQLENNSSVSRNSIYKLKIDLMFDDSRSMRSSRLDDPRGSHRTRSIIMYGRSELASTSGAKSSFLQESSESAKVLAEAAKKDVQRISNSVQAQIEQLFTDVAKDATSSFDVTCLGSLPLKDKVTSLQGLQEPLRQLYLSEVTKKRLSSGSLDICATGLRVKISSVPIPKGGSGPDESEAHITPFHNIAVWSAVKFVISADDGGAAFLPLITDPENIDKTALFQPLSSSEQMAVEHSIHVHAPIFAVVMRSASSPKILECHGFICKSTEDAIVIAATLYQSLMAHVSTSSHRSTKRRTPRQQNGVSCISIASSSAMTSSNYLSRSQITPSASGRRSSFRAGTGVSGTPSRSVRKKRVSSSSLSSNSNVINEAAEVETSTEERKRKSHKSKRAPPVPTTVPGSGYKGSPSRNGSIICSNGHVNRLHQHGHHSKKPVASGASSGAYKGADLVGAVGSGGGGGEAASGDILTRVAIPRSGSFLNTGGLTRYKSRAARRHSGKLGGGGGGGSPLGFSELFNEFRLHENLHSLDDILYAIIDADGMSFNDLKPIYKEFLLKLAVTLTQDELFQRSKNIMRRQKKKKQKRKASVNGSQKKSKSSFFGTKSLKKMFQLGQFRSCRAKLEKSSPRPKEAATLDSQGKRKISAPIIIGPPISHVQQQQQHQRNRAATSGSDVSVVRNEHALQGLNRNSSSGYVSCSECSYDSESCTCASADRCYCSLRTEHLNHKLRQKNERTMAMANSRKPSGPVSPVVNAGTAASNRHSLISCKSDDKCYCSMVEEEPASTLEHDSANSRSETTTSCDSDSCISASKCYCKRTHRRQRALAAAAISEDSLSQQRKAPRPGGGVARKGKPSEKLGLDYELFSISGNSKPVQPHEALSVKKSVEAAAVFADMKLSQTTDIKSLCPPMQIQKAMRTANGSCRSYASSRKSSYRARESFSTDRVGANGLSMAMPLGPGSVGAAQKACSADNLLINIKAIEKAASIRSNVSRSRMGSYQSMRAVSASLEDSLGYLP; from the exons ATGGTCACCTGCAAAGTGGACTCCCAATCCGCAGTGGCCATACCCAAAATGAGTTCCGTGCGGGCGCGTGGCAAACCAGCgaccggcagcagcaacagcaacagcaactctTCCGGCTTTCGGCTCTTGGACGGCGACCAGCTCGAAAACAATTCGAGTGTCAGTCGAAATTCGATATACAAACTGAAGATCGATCTAATGTTTGACGATTCCAG ATCAATGCGAAGCAGCCGCCTCGACGATCCCCGGGGATCGCATCGCACGCGCTCCATCATCATGTATGGGCGTAGTGAGTTGGCCAGCACCTCGGGGGCCAAGAGCAGCTTTCTGCAGGAGTCCAGCGAGTCGGCCAAGGTGCTGGCCGAGGCGGCCAAGAAGGATGTGCAGCGGATCAGCAACAGTGTGCAGGCCCAGATCGAGCAGCTCTTCACGGACGTGGCCAAGGACGCCACCAGCAGCTTCGATGTCACCTGCCTGGGCTCCCTGCCGCTAAAAGACAAGGTGACGAGTCTCCAGGGACTGCAGGAGCCCCTGAGGCAACTGTACCTCAGTGAGGTTACCAAGAAG AGGCTCAGCTCGGGATCGTTGGACATTTGTGCCACAGGATTGCGGGTGAAGATCAGCTCTGTGCCAATCCCAAAAGGAGGCAGCGGCCCGGACGAGAGTGAGGCCCACATCACTCCATTTCACAACATTGCCGTGTGGTCGGCGGTGAAGTTTGTTATCTCCGCCGACGATGGCGGAGCCGCCTTCCTGCCACTGATCACCGATCCCGAAAATATAGACAAGACTGCCCTGTTTCAGCCTCTAAG TTCAAGTGAGCAAATGGCTGTGGAGCACAGCATACACGTCCATGCGCCGATCTTTGCGGTAGTCATGCGTTCCGCCAGCTCCCCCAAGATCCTCGAGTGCCACGGCTTCATCTGCAAGAGCACCGAGGACGCCATCGTGATAGCGGCCACCCTCTACCAGAGCCTGATGGCCCACGTCAGCACCAGCTCGCACCGCAGCACGAAACGTCGGACGCCGCGCCAGCAGAACGGAGTCAGCTGCATcagcatcgccagcagctcgGCCATGACCAGCTCCAACTACCTGTCCCGCTCCCAGATCACGCCCAGTGCCAGTGGGCGACGCAGTTCCTTTCGCGCGGGTACCGGAGTATCCGGCACGCCTTCCCGCTCCGTCCGCAAGAAGAGGGTCTCCAGCAGCTCGCTCAGCTCCAACAGTAACGTCATCAACGAGGCCGCCGAGGTGGAAACGTCCACGGAGGAGCGCAAGCGCAAGTCCCACAAGTCCAAGCGCGCCCCTCCAGTGCCCACAACGGTGCCCGGTTCCGGATACAAAGGAAGCCCTTCGCGCAATGGCAGCATTATCTGCAGCAACGGACACGTGAACCGCCTGCACCAGCATGGCCATCACAGCAAAAAGCCAGTGGCATCCGGAGCATCCAGTGGCGCCTACAAGGGTGCGGATCTGGTGGGGGCTGTTGGTtcaggcggtggcggcggcgagGCGGCCAGCGGGGACATTCTGACGCGCGTGGCCATACCAAGATCCGGCAGCTTCTTGAACACCGGAGGTCTGACCCGCTACAAGTCGAGAGCGGCACGCCGTCACTCGGGAAAGTtgggcggcggtggcggaggagg TTCCCCACTTGGTTTCAGCGAGCTGTTCAATGAATTTCGTCTGCACGAGAACCTCCACTCCCTGGACGACATTCTGTATGCCATTATCGATGCCGACGGCATGTCCTTCAACGACCTAAAGCCCATCTACAAGGAGTTCCTGCTCAAGCTGGCCGTCACTCTTACCCAGGACGAGCTCTTTCAGCGCTCCAAGAACATCATGCGCCgccagaagaagaaaaagcaGAAGCGCAAGGCCAGCGTCAATGGGTCACAG AAGAAGTCGAAGAGCAGCTTCTTCGGCACAAAGAGCCTGAAGAAAATGTTCCAGCTTGGACAGTTCCGATCGTGCCGCGCCAAGTTGGAGAAGTCGAGCCCACGACCCAAGGAGGCGGCCACCCTCGACAGCCAGGGCAAGCGCAAGATTAGTGCCCCCATCATTATCGGACCCCCCATCAGCCAcgtccagcaacagcagcagcatcaacggAATCGGGCGGCCACCAGTGGCTCAGATGTATCCGTGGTGCGGAATGAGCACGCCCTGCAGGGACtcaacaggaacagcagcagcgg ATACGTCTCCTGCTCCGAGTGCAGCTACGACTCCGAGTCTTGCACCTGCGCCTCGGCCGATCGCTGCTACTGCAGCCTGCGCACAGAGCACCTGAACCACAAGCTGCGGCAGAAGAACGAGCGCACTATGGCCATGGCCAACTCGAGGAAACCCTCGGGGCCTGTCAGCCCTGTGGTCAATGCCggaacagcagccagcaaccgCCACTCGCTGATCTCGTGCAAGTCGGATGACAAGTGCTACTGCTCCATGGTCGAAGAGGAGCCGGCCAGCACTCTGGAGCACGACTCGGCAAACTCCCGCTCGGAGACGACCACCTCGTGCGACTCCGACAGCTGCATCAGTGCCAGCAAGTGCTACTGCAAGCGCACCCATCGCCGGCAGCGGGCcttggcagcggcagccatcAGCGAGGACTCCCTTTCCCAGCAGCGCAAGGCTCCCAGGCCGGGTGGGGGGGTGGCTCGGAAGGGTAAGCCCTCCGAGAAGCTGGGCCTGGACTACGAGCTCTTCAGCatcagcggcaacagcaagcCCGTCCAGCCGCACGAGGCGCTGAGCGTGAAGAAGAGCGTAGAGGCAGCTGCCGTCTTTGCGGACATGAAGCTCAGCCAGACGACGGACATCAAGAGCCTGTGCCCGCCCATGCAGATCCAGAAAGCGATGCGGACCGCCAACGGCAGTTGCCGTTCATATGCCTCCTCCCGGAAGTCGTCTTACCGGGCGCGCGAATCCTTTAGCACGGACCGGGTGGGTGCCAATGGTCTTTCGATGGCCATGCCCCTGGGACCTGGTAGCGTGGGAGCTGCGCAGAAGGCGTGCAGCGCCGACAATCTGCTGATCAATATCAAGGCCATTGAGAAGGCGGCCTCCATCCGGAGCAACGTCAGCCGGAGCCGCATGGGCAGCTACCAGTCGATGCGGGCTGTGAGCGCCTCTCTCGAGGACTCGTTGGGGTATTTGCCATAG
- the LOC4800873 gene encoding uncharacterized protein isoform X1, with protein sequence MVTCKVDSQSAVAIPKMSSVRARGKPATGSSNSNSNSSGFRLLDGDQLENNSSVSRNSIYKLKIDLMFDDSRSMRSSRLDDPRGSHRTRSIIMYGRSELASTSGAKSSFLQESSESAKVLAEAAKKDVQRISNSVQAQIEQLFTDVAKDATSSFDVTCLGSLPLKDKVTSLQGLQEPLRQLYLSEVTKKRLSSGSLDICATGLRVKISSVPIPKGGSGPDESEAHITPFHNIAVWSAVKFVISADDGGAAFLPLITDPENIDKTALFQPLSSSEQMAVEHSIHVHAPIFAVVMRSASSPKILECHGFICKSTEDAIVIAATLYQSLMAHVSTSSHRSTKRRTPRQQNGVSCISIASSSAMTSSNYLSRSQITPSASGRRSSFRAGTGVSGTPSRSVRKKRVSSSSLSSNSNVINEAAEVETSTEERKRKSHKSKRAPPVPTTVPGSGYKGSPSRNGSIICSNGHVNRLHQHGHHSKKPVASGASSGAYKGADLVGAVGSGGGGGEAASGDILTRVAIPRSGSFLNTGGLTRYKSRAARRHSGKLGGGGGGGFGLVDWHRLNCASSSPLGFSELFNEFRLHENLHSLDDILYAIIDADGMSFNDLKPIYKEFLLKLAVTLTQDELFQRSKNIMRRQKKKKQKRKASVNGSQKKSKSSFFGTKSLKKMFQLGQFRSCRAKLEKSSPRPKEAATLDSQGKRKISAPIIIGPPISHVQQQQQHQRNRAATSGSDVSVVRNEHALQGLNRNSSSGYVSCSECSYDSESCTCASADRCYCSLRTEHLNHKLRQKNERTMAMANSRKPSGPVSPVVNAGTAASNRHSLISCKSDDKCYCSMVEEEPASTLEHDSANSRSETTTSCDSDSCISASKCYCKRTHRRQRALAAAAISEDSLSQQRKAPRPGGGVARKGKPSEKLGLDYELFSISGNSKPVQPHEALSVKKSVEAAAVFADMKLSQTTDIKSLCPPMQIQKAMRTANGSCRSYASSRKSSYRARESFSTDRVGANGLSMAMPLGPGSVGAAQKACSADNLLINIKAIEKAASIRSNVSRSRMGSYQSMRAVSASLEDSLGYLP encoded by the exons ATGGTCACCTGCAAAGTGGACTCCCAATCCGCAGTGGCCATACCCAAAATGAGTTCCGTGCGGGCGCGTGGCAAACCAGCgaccggcagcagcaacagcaacagcaactctTCCGGCTTTCGGCTCTTGGACGGCGACCAGCTCGAAAACAATTCGAGTGTCAGTCGAAATTCGATATACAAACTGAAGATCGATCTAATGTTTGACGATTCCAG ATCAATGCGAAGCAGCCGCCTCGACGATCCCCGGGGATCGCATCGCACGCGCTCCATCATCATGTATGGGCGTAGTGAGTTGGCCAGCACCTCGGGGGCCAAGAGCAGCTTTCTGCAGGAGTCCAGCGAGTCGGCCAAGGTGCTGGCCGAGGCGGCCAAGAAGGATGTGCAGCGGATCAGCAACAGTGTGCAGGCCCAGATCGAGCAGCTCTTCACGGACGTGGCCAAGGACGCCACCAGCAGCTTCGATGTCACCTGCCTGGGCTCCCTGCCGCTAAAAGACAAGGTGACGAGTCTCCAGGGACTGCAGGAGCCCCTGAGGCAACTGTACCTCAGTGAGGTTACCAAGAAG AGGCTCAGCTCGGGATCGTTGGACATTTGTGCCACAGGATTGCGGGTGAAGATCAGCTCTGTGCCAATCCCAAAAGGAGGCAGCGGCCCGGACGAGAGTGAGGCCCACATCACTCCATTTCACAACATTGCCGTGTGGTCGGCGGTGAAGTTTGTTATCTCCGCCGACGATGGCGGAGCCGCCTTCCTGCCACTGATCACCGATCCCGAAAATATAGACAAGACTGCCCTGTTTCAGCCTCTAAG TTCAAGTGAGCAAATGGCTGTGGAGCACAGCATACACGTCCATGCGCCGATCTTTGCGGTAGTCATGCGTTCCGCCAGCTCCCCCAAGATCCTCGAGTGCCACGGCTTCATCTGCAAGAGCACCGAGGACGCCATCGTGATAGCGGCCACCCTCTACCAGAGCCTGATGGCCCACGTCAGCACCAGCTCGCACCGCAGCACGAAACGTCGGACGCCGCGCCAGCAGAACGGAGTCAGCTGCATcagcatcgccagcagctcgGCCATGACCAGCTCCAACTACCTGTCCCGCTCCCAGATCACGCCCAGTGCCAGTGGGCGACGCAGTTCCTTTCGCGCGGGTACCGGAGTATCCGGCACGCCTTCCCGCTCCGTCCGCAAGAAGAGGGTCTCCAGCAGCTCGCTCAGCTCCAACAGTAACGTCATCAACGAGGCCGCCGAGGTGGAAACGTCCACGGAGGAGCGCAAGCGCAAGTCCCACAAGTCCAAGCGCGCCCCTCCAGTGCCCACAACGGTGCCCGGTTCCGGATACAAAGGAAGCCCTTCGCGCAATGGCAGCATTATCTGCAGCAACGGACACGTGAACCGCCTGCACCAGCATGGCCATCACAGCAAAAAGCCAGTGGCATCCGGAGCATCCAGTGGCGCCTACAAGGGTGCGGATCTGGTGGGGGCTGTTGGTtcaggcggtggcggcggcgagGCGGCCAGCGGGGACATTCTGACGCGCGTGGCCATACCAAGATCCGGCAGCTTCTTGAACACCGGAGGTCTGACCCGCTACAAGTCGAGAGCGGCACGCCGTCACTCGGGAAAGTtgggcggcggtggcggaggagg GTTTGGTTTGGTTGATTGGCATCGTTTGAATTGTGCTTCTAGTTCCCCACTTGGTTTCAGCGAGCTGTTCAATGAATTTCGTCTGCACGAGAACCTCCACTCCCTGGACGACATTCTGTATGCCATTATCGATGCCGACGGCATGTCCTTCAACGACCTAAAGCCCATCTACAAGGAGTTCCTGCTCAAGCTGGCCGTCACTCTTACCCAGGACGAGCTCTTTCAGCGCTCCAAGAACATCATGCGCCgccagaagaagaaaaagcaGAAGCGCAAGGCCAGCGTCAATGGGTCACAG AAGAAGTCGAAGAGCAGCTTCTTCGGCACAAAGAGCCTGAAGAAAATGTTCCAGCTTGGACAGTTCCGATCGTGCCGCGCCAAGTTGGAGAAGTCGAGCCCACGACCCAAGGAGGCGGCCACCCTCGACAGCCAGGGCAAGCGCAAGATTAGTGCCCCCATCATTATCGGACCCCCCATCAGCCAcgtccagcaacagcagcagcatcaacggAATCGGGCGGCCACCAGTGGCTCAGATGTATCCGTGGTGCGGAATGAGCACGCCCTGCAGGGACtcaacaggaacagcagcagcgg ATACGTCTCCTGCTCCGAGTGCAGCTACGACTCCGAGTCTTGCACCTGCGCCTCGGCCGATCGCTGCTACTGCAGCCTGCGCACAGAGCACCTGAACCACAAGCTGCGGCAGAAGAACGAGCGCACTATGGCCATGGCCAACTCGAGGAAACCCTCGGGGCCTGTCAGCCCTGTGGTCAATGCCggaacagcagccagcaaccgCCACTCGCTGATCTCGTGCAAGTCGGATGACAAGTGCTACTGCTCCATGGTCGAAGAGGAGCCGGCCAGCACTCTGGAGCACGACTCGGCAAACTCCCGCTCGGAGACGACCACCTCGTGCGACTCCGACAGCTGCATCAGTGCCAGCAAGTGCTACTGCAAGCGCACCCATCGCCGGCAGCGGGCcttggcagcggcagccatcAGCGAGGACTCCCTTTCCCAGCAGCGCAAGGCTCCCAGGCCGGGTGGGGGGGTGGCTCGGAAGGGTAAGCCCTCCGAGAAGCTGGGCCTGGACTACGAGCTCTTCAGCatcagcggcaacagcaagcCCGTCCAGCCGCACGAGGCGCTGAGCGTGAAGAAGAGCGTAGAGGCAGCTGCCGTCTTTGCGGACATGAAGCTCAGCCAGACGACGGACATCAAGAGCCTGTGCCCGCCCATGCAGATCCAGAAAGCGATGCGGACCGCCAACGGCAGTTGCCGTTCATATGCCTCCTCCCGGAAGTCGTCTTACCGGGCGCGCGAATCCTTTAGCACGGACCGGGTGGGTGCCAATGGTCTTTCGATGGCCATGCCCCTGGGACCTGGTAGCGTGGGAGCTGCGCAGAAGGCGTGCAGCGCCGACAATCTGCTGATCAATATCAAGGCCATTGAGAAGGCGGCCTCCATCCGGAGCAACGTCAGCCGGAGCCGCATGGGCAGCTACCAGTCGATGCGGGCTGTGAGCGCCTCTCTCGAGGACTCGTTGGGGTATTTGCCATAG